The following DNA comes from Oncorhynchus keta strain PuntledgeMale-10-30-2019 unplaced genomic scaffold, Oket_V2 Un_contig_10690_pilon_pilon, whole genome shotgun sequence.
CCATTTCACTAGGAGTAGAGGCCTCTGTGTCTGAAACAAGCGTTCTTTCATATAACAGTGTAGTGACCGTGAGATTCACTGGCATCCTCAGGGTTAAGGACAGGAGTGACACTCACCACGACTGGTTCCACTCTGACTGTCCTTTTCAGAATCAGAGGTGTATTCTTgccaggagggagggggagcggatGAGTTCAATGTTGGCGCGCATATCCTGGTTTTGGGCTTGGTGGTGTTCTTACTGGTGGAAACGGTTTTATCTGCATCCTGAGGGGAAAGAGTGATGATTAAACACAAGCAGAAATCATGCTGTCATAATATAGACATGTATAGTGCTGTattttatgtatttttatttgggggatttgtgtgtattatttttgtattattaggttactgcattgttggatctAGAAATTAAAGCGTTTCACTGCAAAATATGTTTATactgaccaatacaatttgatgttGAACTTTAATCAATTCCAGGGATGGTACAATTCAAAATCAAGGTAGTCAACTTAAAAACTATTAAAAATGTGAAAAACAGCATCTATTTTCAATGACTTCTCAATAAACTGAGAGTAGAAGCTATTCATttcaaaacttttttttccattttgAATTTTTCATTAAAATAAATTCCTGAATCGACTGCCTTCAAATTGAATTGACCCCAGCCCCGATGAATCCCAAAGAAAATATCCCGACACAATGCTTTGTACACTGCAATGACGATCCGTGTAAAATGCATGATCAAACTAATGTGAAACTCTTAATAGCTGTCACTTTTCTGGAAATGTGCATTAAGACTTTTAATTTTGTTGTGTCACAGAAGGGGTGTCTGTCTACTTACATCGTGTGTGTGAGGGAAGATGGTAGGGAAGGCCGTGTGTTTCAGGTACCGGATCCCCCATCGCAGGTCAAAGCAGTCCTCAGTGAAATGTTCACTACACAGGTACTGGTGTCTGCTGGGGGTCCACTCCTCTCGCTTCATGTTGTCTACCCATATCTGCAGCCTGACCTCATCTTGCAAAGGGAACCTGTGGGAGGAGACAATACAAACATGTTGTTAAGACAGCTACATTTGTTGACATGCCCTAATTTAATTTGTCAGCCCCATCCAAATTCTCAAGATTACATACAAAGCATTGCTTCTGTAACGTTACTAGTGTTTCAGCCTAGGCTGAAGACCAAGAAACACAATATTAACAAATGCAGCACCAGTCATTCGTCAATTGTTATACACAATGGTAAAGAAAGGAGGCTTTGTGTTTTTCTATGACAGCTAACTATTTGTTCAGAGGGCACTGCTGGATACACAACGCTAGCCATCAACCAATATGAGCATGCTCGTTAAGCTAGCTAGGAGTAGTACTGTATCTGCACATAGAAACGTGATGGGAAAATAATAGATACCGTACGGGTAAAAGCTTATTCTCTTGTTTTCTTTAGAGGGTGTTCCTCCACGATTTTTGCAAAGTTTTACAGCACAGTAACGGGGCATATTTCACCTGAAAATACATTAAACGTCTGTACGCGGAAGTCTTTCTGTCTTCCTCTACTGTATGGCTGCGGCAGAGAAGAGAGTTGCTGCGGCACGTAAGTTGTGGCTCAGTGTCCAAATGACACTGCCCTCTAGCGCTTGGCGGTGGAACTGCCATTCTGCATTTAgattacagttttttacaatcactttagCACTAATTTCGGAACCTTGATGTCATTTTCAAAACTctatagacaaaacacacaactAATGATCAAAATGCAAACTTTTCAAaacactttttccaattgcttggatacaataAACATAAAGCTAAGAGcatttgttcattgaactaaaatcacctgttcaagTTGAAACAacttaacatcaaagtattaccatttcaaaatgcaattcacacattacatctgagatgactgtctattcatttcattacaatgatctaactatcaattcacacattacatctgagaagactgtctattcatttcattacaatgatctaactatcaattgatacaactgctcaaaatgatGAGTAACAGTCGCATTACTCTTAATGCAGagttttatggaaactgacaaacaatatgccatgtttagatcatgaaagtttcGGGATAAtgagatccattgacaccaattaTCGTGGAACATGAACTAATTGTgctacattatctatggatgttcatatttcatcatcattatttatcagacactgtttctatggtcccatgtaccacttttccagaccatgttttcagatctgacattactgtacactcaccagccactttattaggtacacctatcgagtactgggtaggacccccttttgcttccacaacagcctgaattattcacggtgttgtacatTAAGAGATGCCATTCTGCACACTGTTTTAAACAACTGttttgtggcctttctgttagcttgaaAGAGTCTGGACATTCACCTCTaacctctctcattaacaaggtgttCTTGCCCATAGAAAtgccgctcactgaatgtgttttgtttttcgcaccattctctgtaaactgtgatgttttacagtaagcccggtgaggaacactgcagtgatgttttacagtaagcccggtgaggaacactgcagtgatgttttacagtaagcccggtgaggaacactgcagtgatgttttacagtaagcccggtgaggaacactgcagtgatgttttacagtaagcccggtgaggaacactgcagtgatgttttacagtaagcccggtgaggaacactgcagtgatgttttacagtaagcccggtgaggaacactgcagtgatgttttacagtaagcccggtgaggaacactgcagtttgtttggtaggtaggtagataggtaggtgtgtgtgtgtgtgtgtgtgtgtgtgtgtggtgtgtgtgtgtgtgtgtgtgtgtgtgtgtgtgtgtgtgtgtgtgtgtgtgtgtgtgtgtgtgtgtgtgtgtgcgtaaatCAGTAACTACCTGTGTTTTCCTTCTCCTGAATTATTCACAGCCATGTGGTTTTGTAGGCAGCACAGGCTGCTTTGACCACAGCACTTCAAGTATCAGTAAGgtaagtaggtaggtaggtaggtaggtaggtaggtaggtaggtaggtaggtaggtaggtaggtaggtaggtaggtgtgtgtgtgtgtgtgtgtgtgtgtgtgtgtgtgtgtgtgtgtgtgtgtgtgtgtgtgtgtgtgtgtgtgtgtgtgtgtgtgtgtgtgtgtgtgtgtgtgtgtgtgtgtgtgtgtgtgtgtgtgtgtgtgtgtgtgtgtgataccttCATGCGTGGGAGTAGTTAATTATTAAGAACAACGAGGAGCTGGACTCTGTTCCCAAGGTGATGGAACCAGGAAATGGCACCTACCAAATAAAGCATTAGGCAGACAGTTAACAGTAGTCAGGCAGACAGTAGTCAGGTAGACAGTAGTCAGGCAGACAGTAGTCAGGCAGATAGTAGTCAGGCAGACAGTAGTCAGGCAGACAGTAGTCAGGCAGACAGTAGTCAGGCAGACAGTAGTCAGGCAGACAGTAGTCAGGCAGATAGGGAGGTGAGAGAAAAATAGTTTGTCTGCCATTGGTGTTGCTTGTCGCCGTGTCAGTGAGAAGAAACCACAGATCAAATATCAGGAAGACATCATGAAGGTGGACGACAAGTTTCAAATTCTGAAATTCTTCGCAGCAGTTTTCAACTCTGTTTTCTTGGTAAGAACAAAAAAAAGATGGAGAATTCAACCTAACCCTCCCTAATCTTAACCAGCTAGCGTTCCTCATCTGAATCTTCTAAAAACGATGCAGAGATGAGGCTTCGCCTCTCGACATGGGGGTTTCATGTACTACATATGAAGTGACATGCAGCATTCTGAATCCTCTACACAGATTCTGGGGCTCTGTATCTTTGGATGTGCGGTATGGATATTGTTTGACAAGGACAATTTCATTGCCATTCTCAGCTCTGGTAAGTTGTAACTGGACAGAGAATTGCCATTTGTCACATTTCAGAGTTTCTATATTAACTCAAATGTTATGAGAGAGACAAGGGTGTGATTGTTCCTCTGAAAACACACCTgtgtttttgttgtgtgtgtgtgtgtgtgtgtgtgtgtgtgtgtgtgtgtgtgtgtgtgtgtgtgtgtgtgtgtgtgtgtgtgtgtgtgtgtgtgtgtgtgtgtgtgtgtgtgtgtgtgtgtgtgtgtgtgtgtgcgtgtcattGGTctagtgtgtgcgtgcgtgtgcgtgcgtgcgtgcgtgcgtgcgtgcgtgcgtgcgtgcgtgcgtgcgtgtgtgtgtgtgtgtgtgtgcgtgcgtgcgcgtgcgtgcgtgcgagtgatgtgtgcgtgcgtgtgtgtgtgtgtgtagttgaggTGAAGACTGTAGCTGGGGGACTGTTCATCATTGGTCTAGTGGTGGTTGGTGTCACTATCCTGGGGTGTATGGGAGCCCAACTGGAGAACAGGTGCTTCCTACTACTGGTGAGTGGTCATGTTACAGGtcataataacacacacacactctgtcacacacacacacacacacacacacacacacacacacacacacacacacacacacacacacacacacacactacacacactagtGACTCGTGGGTTGACTCATAACAGAAGTTATATCCAGGGtgggtttagggtcattaaatattgtgtggatgaaagGGCGGGTTGGTGGCAGGTGGGTTGAAAATAGAGAAAACCATAAATGTATCATTATTGTGCAGTTCATGTCTATCAGTAAATAAATGTacaagagaagaaagagaacTGTACAAGGTATTTTCTATATTTGCAGGTTAAGGTCGGGTGTaggcctcagattttcactttatcacatacagtggggcaaaacagtatttagtcagccaccaattgtgcaagttctcccacttaaaaagatgataggcctgtaattttcatcaccaCTTTTCATTCAActaacttttatttatttatttatttatttttttttaacctttatttaaccaggcaagtcagttaagaacacattcttattttcaatgacggcctgggaacaggttaactgcctgttcaggggcagaacgacagatttgtaccttgtcagctcggggtttgaacttgcaaccttccggttactagtccaacgctctaaccactaggctctacgctctaaccactaggctctacactctaaccactaggctctacgctctaaccactaggctctacactctaaccactaggctctgccactctaaccactaggctctacgctctaaccactaggctctacactctaaccactaggctctacactctaaccactaggctctacacctctaaccactaggctctacactctaaccactaggctctaccctaaccactaggctctaaccactgggctcactctaaccactaggctctacactctaaccactaggctctacactctaaccactaggctctacactctaaccactaggctctacactctaaccactaggctctacactctaaccactaggctctacactctaaccactaggctctacactctaaccactaggctctacactctaaccactaggctctacgctctaaccactaggctctaaccactaggctgccgcaCAACTAACCACTCaaaggctctacactctaaccactaggctctacactctaaccactaggctctacgccTACAAACCCTAGGCTCTTCtcacgctctaaccactcagctctacactcctaaccactaggctctacactctaaccactgggctctacactctaaccactaggctgccctactgtatagtctaaccactaggctctacactctaaccactagctgccctgctctacactctaaccactaggctctacgctcacaaccactactacacacaaccactaggctctacactctaaccactaggctctacacactaaccactaggctctacactctaaccactaggctcacacgctctaaccactaggctctacactctaaccactaggctctagtcacactctaaccactaggctctacactctaaccactaggctctacactctaaccactcaggctCTGTCACCTTcatcctaaccactaggctctacactccaaccaccaggctctacactctaaccactaggctctacgctctaaccactaggctctgcacctctaaccactaggctctacactctaaccactaggctctacactctaaccactaggctctacgctctaaccacaggctctacactctaaccactaggctctacactctaaccactaggctctacgctctaaccactaggctctacactctaaccactaggctctacactctaaccactaggctctacacaCTCTaaccacgctctaaccactaggctctacaccacaaccagacaggctctgcacactctaaccactaggctctacgctctaaccactaggctctaaccactaggctctataACTCTTTAGgctctacacactaaccactaggctctaaccactaggctctgttctccaaccactaggctctaaccaccaggctctacacacaaccacaggctctacactctaaccactaggctctacactctaaccactaggctctaaccactaggctctacacacagacaaccactaggctctaaccactgctctacactctaaccactaggctctacactctaaccactagtttcTAACCACAGGCTCTAACCATAGGCTGCTTTGTTTCAACTATGACATctcaaagtattgagataaacttttgtttctgaccaaatacttattttccaccataactcTTGTTtctaaattcattaaaaatcctacaatgtgattttatgccATTTTTCTTCACTctcatttgtctgtcatagttctacacactatgataaattacaggtaCTAAGATAACTCGTCATTTtgtggagaacttgcacaattggtggccgaGTACTAAATACTGCTTTTTTGACCACTGTATAGTATAACCTTTGAAATGTGATGTTTATGGACAAACGTATGATTCTGCTAAGAGCTTGTTTCTAACAAACAGCTGACTTTGtttctacacacagacacacagtactatgataactgctttgtttctacacagacagacagacacacatgataacactttgtttcacacagacagacacacacacacacacacacactcacacacacacacacacacacacacacacacacacacacacacacacacacacacacacacagacacacacaccacacactgactCATCCTTAAGCTCCTACTTAGTGTTTCTGGTGACCTAACTGATTTTAGTCAactgctctgtctttcctctcAGTATAGGCTTCCTGATCTGCATTGTTTTTCCTTGGTCAGCTGTTTGTCACCTTCATCATTTTGTTAAATCATGACAGAAGACAGTTTTCCAGGACCAAGCATTAAGCATCTCAGAGAAAATGATAACTACTGTATTAACATGACAGTTGCATAGTACTATGATAACTGCTTTGtttctacacacagacagacagacagtactatgataactgctttgtttctacacagacagacagacagacagtacatgacagacagacagacagacagacagacagacagacagacagacagacagacagacagacagacagacagacagtactatgataactgctttgtttctacacacagacagacagacagtactatgataactgctttgtttctacacaacagacagacagacagtactatgataactgctttgtttctacacagagacagacagacagtactatgataactgctttgtttctacacagagacagacagacagtactatgataactgctttgtttctacacacagacagacagacagtactatgataactgctttgtttctacacacagacagacagacagtactatgataactgctttgtttctacacacagacagacagtactatgataactgctttgtttctacacacagacagacagacagacagtactatgataactgctttgtttctacacacagacagacagtactatgataactgctttgtttctacacacagacagacagacagtactatgataactgctttgtttctacacacagacagacagacagtactatgataactgctttgtttctacacagacagacagacagtactatgataactgctttgtttctacacacagacagacagacagtactatgataactgctttgtttctacacacagacagacagacagtactatgataactgctttgtttctacacacagacagacagacagtactatgataactgctttgtttcacacagacagacagacagacagacagacagtacagacagacagacagacagacagacagacagacagacagacagagagacagacagacagagacagacagacagacagacagacagacagacagacagacagacagacagacagacagacagacagacagacagacagactatgataagacagacagacagacagacatgtgttTTGTGCTGACAGATCACATCTAAGATGAAAATAGAAGTGGATAAGATCATCACTGAATATGGAACAAACCCTGACAATCAACGACATTGGAAGCTTCTGGATAATGTACAGCgctatgtatgtatgcatgcatgtatgtatgtatgtatgtatgtatgtatgtatgtatgtatgtatgtacgtatgtatgtatgtatgtatgtatatgtatgtatgtatttatgtgtgtgtgtgtgtgtgtgtgtgtgtgtgtgtgtgtgtgtgtgtgtgtgtgtgtgtgtgtgtgtgtgtgtgtgtgtgtgtgtgtgtgtgtgtgtgtgtgtgtgtgtgtgtgtgtgtgtgtgtgtgtgtgtgtgtgtatgtatgtatgtatgtatgtatgtatgtatgtatgtatgtatgtatgtatgtgtgtgtgtgtgtgtgtgtgtgtgtgtgtgtgtgtgtgtgtgtgtgtgtgttgtatggtgTATGcatcatgtatgtatgtatgtatgtatgtatgtatttatgtatgtatgtatgtatgtatgtatgtatgtatgtatgtatgtatgtatgtatgtatgtatgtatgtatttatgtatgtatgtatctatgTGTGAAATATGGTCCACATCAAAAGCGAAGATGAGGCGAGACCAaactgaccagtgtgtgtgtgtgtgtgtgtgtgtgtgtgttgtgtgtgtgtgtgtgtgtgtgtgtgtgtgtgtgtgtgtgtgtgtgtgtgtgtgtgtgtgtgtgtgtgtgtgtgtgtgtgtgtgtgtaggggcacTGCTGTGGTATGCAGAGTCCTAATGACTGGCAGAGCAACATGTTCATTAAGAACAACAGTCTGATAGAGGTGTATCCCTGTTCCTGTTTCAACACCACGGACTGTCCTGCCATCTCAGGATTCAGCACACTGCTGTTTGGAAATGGAAGTGAAACACAGATCCATCCacaggtatatatatatctcactctgtcactctctctcttgcactctcacactctcacactctctctctctctctctatctatctatctatctatctatctatctatctatctatctatctatctatctatctatctatctatctatctatctctctctctatatatatatatatctctctatatatatatatatctctctatatatatatatctctctctctctctctcgcactctctctctcgcactctctctctcgcactctctctctcgcactctctctctcgcactctctctctctcgcactctcgcacattttcaagtgtgtgtgttttttttacagaGATGTGTAGACATAATCACCAACTGGCTGAAGGAGAACACTTTGACAATAGTGGGAATGGAAGTGGGCCTGCTAATCAGTCAGGTAACacgcagacacatgcacacacacgcacacacacagacacacaggcacacaaagacacacacacagacacacagacacacagacacatgcacacacacgcacacacgcacacacacagacacacaggcacacaaagacacacacacagacacacacacagacacacaggcacacaaagacacacacacaggcacacaaagacagacacagacacatgcacaaagacacacacacagacacacagacacacacacagacacacagacacacaggcaca
Coding sequences within:
- the LOC127917095 gene encoding leukocyte antigen CD37-like; this encodes MKIEVDKIITEYGTNPDNQRHWKLLDNVQRYGHCCGMQSPNDWQSNMFIKNNSLIEVYPCSCFNTTDCPAISGFSTLLFGNGSETQIHPQRCVDIITNWLKENTLTIVGMEVGLLISQVLQFIVAVYLYQTVGQKVKLRNVSQLILSEDHCEPNPDYLDDPDYSDQNHAYPEPNQAYAHTNLAYPEEILAYPDDQHPAYSGPNHFYR